ACCGTGAAAAAATTATTGAGCTGTTTTGGCACATTGCAGATAACCCTCAAATAACCCATATTTACCCAAGTACAATTCGTTTACTGCGCCAGGTAAGACGTCGTTTGTTAGGCGACCTACAAGATTATTCGCTGTGTCGCACTATGCTGCTTAAGCTTATTTCCCATCCTAATGGTATGGGGCGTGCCTTTACGTTAATGCATAAACACGGCATTTTATCGGCGTATTTACCAAATTGGCGTAATATCGTTGGGCAAATGCAGTTCGATTTATTCCATGCCTATACGGTAGATGAACACACCCATCGTTTAATTCAAAATTTGTATCATTATTTCCAGCCAGAGTGCGCCAATACGTTTCCGCTGTGTCGTGAAATTGTGGTACGCATGGAAAAGCCAGAGCTATTATATTTAGCGGGTATTTTCCACGATATTGCCAAAGGCCGAGGTGGTGATCACTCCGAGCTTGGTGCGGTAGATGCCAGAGAGTTTGCCAAATTACACGGCTTAACAACCTTTGAGGGTAAGTTTATTGCATGGCTTGTGGAAAACCATTTGCTTATGTCGGTAACTGCACAGCGCAAAGATATTAACGACCCAGATGTAATTGCTGAATTTGCAGCACGAGTTAAAAATGAAAAGCAACTCGATTACCTTTATTGCTTAACGCTTGCTGATATTCGCGCCACCAACGATAACTTGTGGAATGATTGGAAAAGCACACTGCTGCGCGATCTTTATACCCACACACAACGCGCGCTGCGCCGCGGTCTTGAAAACCCAATGGATTTACGTGACCAAATTCGCGATAAAAAAGCACAAGCAAAACAACGTTTACTTAATTTAGGTTTTGCAGAAGGTCAAATTGATGCATTGTGGCTGCGTTTTAAGCCCGATTATTTCACGCGTTTTTCAACGCAAATGATTGCATGGCAATGCGAGCATATCTTGGCGTCAAAAGATCCTAGTAAAGGATTGGTGCTGCTTTCTGGTCAGCCTATTAATGGCGGTAGCCAAGTATTTGTTTACTGTCCAGACCAAGCCAATTTAGTTGCGCGTTTGGTAGCGGTGTTGGGCGCTAAAAAAGCCAACATATTACACGCGCAAATAATGAATACCAAAGACGGCTATGCGGTTGATAATTTTGTTATTTTAGAACAAAACGGTGAACCGGTAACGAGCCAAAGTCGCGCTAGCTCTATTAAGAAGTCAATTCAGCAAGTTATTGACGAACCAAATAAGAAAGTTCGAGTCAAAAAGAACCGTAAAAAGCGCTTTAAAGGCTTTAATATTAAGCCCCGAGTTATTGTGTCACCACATGGGCGTAAAGACCGTACCCTTGTAGAAATTCAAGTGGTTGACATTCCAGGCTTATTAACCAAAATAACCGATGTATTTTCAAGTTTAGCGTTACATATACACGCCGCGCGCATTACGACCATAGGCGAACGTGCTGAAGATTTTTTTGTGGTATCTAACGCTGACTATAACGCATTAAATGAACAAGAATGTGGCGATTTGAAAAACCGCCTTCTTGAAAAATTCAATTCCGAAAACGATTAAAGGCACACTATGGAACAATTGAAATTAACCATCGAGCAAGCATGGGAAAATCGCGATAATATTTCACCAGCATCAGTTTCTGATGAGGTTTTCAACGCTATTAACGAGTCCCTCGCTTTGTTAGATTCAGGTAAAGCACGTGTGGCTGAAAAAATCTCAGGTGAATGGGTTGTACACCAATGGCTTAAAAAAGCGGTGTTATTATCATTTAGAATTCGTGACAACGCACCAATGAGCGATGGTGTAAACCAGTTTTACGACAAAGTACCGCTTAAATTCACTGACTACACGCCTGAGCAATTTAAGCAAGAAGGCATGCGCGTAGTACCAAACGCGGTGGCTCGTCAGGGCAGCTTCGTAGGCAAAAATGTAGTGTTAATGCCTTCTTATGTGAACATTGGCGCTTACGTTGATGAAGGCACAATGGTTGATACATGGGCAACCGTAGGTTCATGTGCACAAATCGGTAAAAACGTACACTTATCAGGTGGTGTTGGCATTGGTGGTGTACTAGAGCCACTACAAGCAAACCCTACTATTATTGAAGATAACTGCTTTATTGGCGCGCGTTCTGAAATTGTAGAAGGCGTAGTGGTAGAAGAAGGCGCAGTAATTTCAATGGGCGTGTACATTAGCCAAAGCACACGTATTTATGACCGTGAAACAGGCGAAACTCATTATGGCCGCGTACCGGCTGGCGCCGTAGTTGTACCTGGCTCACTACCATCAAAAGACGGCTCACACAGCTTATACGCTGCAATTATCGTGAAAAAAGTTGACCAGCAAACACGTGAAAAAGTAGGTATTAATGCCCTACTTCGCTCAGTAAGCGAATAATGCGTTAAACGCATACTAAAAACACAAAAAAGAGCGCTAATTAGCGCTCTTTTTTTATTGTTTAGAAGCAATTAGTCTTCTAGCAGTGCATCTGTTTTAGCGGCACAAATAAAGTCATTTTTATGAAGACCTTTAATTGAGTGGCTCCACCAAGTTACTGTTACTTTGCCCCACTCAGTTAAGATACCAGGGTGGTGACCTTCATCTTCCGCCATTGCACCTAACTTGTTGGTGAATTCCAATGCGAGTTTAAAGTTCTTGAACTTAAATACACGCTCTAATTGCATAATGCCGTCAACCACAATTGGTGTCCAATCAGGAATTTGCTTAACTAATACGGCTAGCTCTTCATCTGAAACTTTTGGTGCGTCAGCACGACACGCTTCACATTTTTGAGCACTTAATTCAGACATAATAAACCCTTTTCTAACTTGCTTTCTTTTGTTTAGGTGGAAATAGTGGCTCGTGGAGCCCTAGCTCTTTTGCTTTTTCTACAAGCGACATAATATCGAGCTGTGAAATATCAAATAAATCTTCAATTGCATTAATGGTGTAATACAAAGGTTGCATAATGTCGATACGGTACGGCGTGCGTAACACATCGAGTGGTTCAAGCGGCTTGATTTGTGGCACATCTGAATACACATACTGGGTTTCGCCTGGGCTTGATAAAATACCACCGCCATAAATGCGTAGACCATCTTTAGTTTGCATTAAACCAAACTCAACGGTAAACCAATATAAACGCGCTAAATATACGCGGTCTTTTTTCTCAGCAGCTAAGCCAAGCTGACCATATTTATGTGTAAACTCTGCAAATGCGGGATGCGTTAACATAGCGCAGTGACCAAAGATCTCGTGAAAGATATCTGGCTCTTGCAAATAATCAAACTCTTCACGTGAGCGAATAAAGGTCGCTACCGGGAATTTTTTATTTGCCAGCAAACGGAAAAACTCATCAAAATCAATCAATGCAGGAACTGGCGCGCATTCCCAACCGGTCGATTCGCGCAGCACTTTACTCACTTCTTCTAATTGTGGAATACGGTCAAGCGGCAGGTTTAGCTTATCTAAGCCATGCATATACTCATCACACGCTTTATTTTTTATACATTCTAATTGACGTGCGATCAGTTCTGACCAAATTTGATTTTCTTCATCAGACCAATTGATAAACCCATTATCATCTGGCTGTTTAGAAATATAACTACTACTTTTGCCCATAAATTTCATCTCTTAATCAGCAAGTGACGTACTTGCTTAAGCACAACATTCAAACGCAAAACGGTGACATTACACGCTGAATTTAGATGTTCTAGATGTTATGACAAAGTTACTCAAAAGGTAATGACTGCGGCAATTTTGGTACTTACCATAAAGCCACAAAATGTAAACTTAAAATTACATACAAGTAAACATTTAAAACCAACCTTATAGATAAAGAGCTTTAA
This region of Pseudoalteromonas spongiae UST010723-006 genomic DNA includes:
- the glnD gene encoding [protein-PII] uridylyltransferase, which codes for MAITKKFTQLLAKCEQLDDYKHLLEQFYLWLEEQFSHQPVERLVKARAQLIDAILSQLYDHYQLREHGDLIAIGGYGRGELHPFSDIDFLLLVNKEPNKETQETIAQFVTFLWDLRLDIGHSVRTIKQTIEQKKSDVNFATSLLESRLVCGDPDNFSHLQKKLVETSAWKSDTFFIAKRDEQEIRHKKCHGTAYNLEPNLKENPGGLRDVQTIIWVAKKHFRSQTLEELVEHGYLTFEEHQELLECIVNLWNIRFALHLAAGRMENRLLFDHQPVAAKLLGFGDDGRAAVERMMKRLFRIMGRVRELNQMLLSYFEQSILTGHVNYKVTSIDADFEQIGHQIRVKDPQVFFHREKIIELFWHIADNPQITHIYPSTIRLLRQVRRRLLGDLQDYSLCRTMLLKLISHPNGMGRAFTLMHKHGILSAYLPNWRNIVGQMQFDLFHAYTVDEHTHRLIQNLYHYFQPECANTFPLCREIVVRMEKPELLYLAGIFHDIAKGRGGDHSELGAVDAREFAKLHGLTTFEGKFIAWLVENHLLMSVTAQRKDINDPDVIAEFAARVKNEKQLDYLYCLTLADIRATNDNLWNDWKSTLLRDLYTHTQRALRRGLENPMDLRDQIRDKKAQAKQRLLNLGFAEGQIDALWLRFKPDYFTRFSTQMIAWQCEHILASKDPSKGLVLLSGQPINGGSQVFVYCPDQANLVARLVAVLGAKKANILHAQIMNTKDGYAVDNFVILEQNGEPVTSQSRASSIKKSIQQVIDEPNKKVRVKKNRKKRFKGFNIKPRVIVSPHGRKDRTLVEIQVVDIPGLLTKITDVFSSLALHIHAARITTIGERAEDFFVVSNADYNALNEQECGDLKNRLLEKFNSEND
- the dapD gene encoding 2,3,4,5-tetrahydropyridine-2,6-dicarboxylate N-succinyltransferase, yielding MEQLKLTIEQAWENRDNISPASVSDEVFNAINESLALLDSGKARVAEKISGEWVVHQWLKKAVLLSFRIRDNAPMSDGVNQFYDKVPLKFTDYTPEQFKQEGMRVVPNAVARQGSFVGKNVVLMPSYVNIGAYVDEGTMVDTWATVGSCAQIGKNVHLSGGVGIGGVLEPLQANPTIIEDNCFIGARSEIVEGVVVEEGAVISMGVYISQSTRIYDRETGETHYGRVPAGAVVVPGSLPSKDGSHSLYAAIIVKKVDQQTREKVGINALLRSVSE
- a CDS encoding 4a-hydroxytetrahydrobiopterin dehydratase — translated: MSELSAQKCEACRADAPKVSDEELAVLVKQIPDWTPIVVDGIMQLERVFKFKNFKLALEFTNKLGAMAEDEGHHPGILTEWGKVTVTWWSHSIKGLHKNDFICAAKTDALLED
- the phhA gene encoding phenylalanine 4-monooxygenase is translated as MGKSSSYISKQPDDNGFINWSDEENQIWSELIARQLECIKNKACDEYMHGLDKLNLPLDRIPQLEEVSKVLRESTGWECAPVPALIDFDEFFRLLANKKFPVATFIRSREEFDYLQEPDIFHEIFGHCAMLTHPAFAEFTHKYGQLGLAAEKKDRVYLARLYWFTVEFGLMQTKDGLRIYGGGILSSPGETQYVYSDVPQIKPLEPLDVLRTPYRIDIMQPLYYTINAIEDLFDISQLDIMSLVEKAKELGLHEPLFPPKQKKAS